Proteins from a genomic interval of Fusarium oxysporum Fo47 chromosome I, complete sequence:
- a CDS encoding cation efflux protein — translation MGVLQKMAWSKSTRIKVMIAIDTLFFLVEIVSGFLAHSLALMADAFHMLNDIISLVIGLWAVSAAQKTSTDEFTFGWVRAEILGAFFNAVFLIALCVSIVLEALTRFIEPPEINNPKLMLIVGSAGLFSNFVGFFVLGGHGHSHGPGEHDHDHDHGHSHAHAHDEEEGNAGYQTQGTLADESGRAAEVLPEAVFRRATASKKSNGKSSEQRHSRDASTRGRDYHRSGRSGHARFASLDDLSIHPASFRQSIIEATRGETNESTSESETDAENSLIMEEDEAHEESPLLKDVAKKGSSLGHNRKDSHSHSHSRRPRRDSSVHHGHHHTLPKKAGKKDSHGHNHADMGMNAMILHVIGDMLGNIGVMVTALIIWLTDWPGKVYADPAVSLFITAIILKTCIPLTRGTARVLLQATPEHISVPEIRQDIEALPGVITCHHIHVWQLSDTKLVASMHLQVSFPIDSHSGEKYMELARRARKCLHGFGIHSATIQPEFCFDQKHSHDAEAAALSLDGPADLNKGDSCLLECIDDCQAQGCCPADSSSKASSTRRCSESSHSATSPHAHDHDHSHDHGNNHQH, via the exons ATGGGTGTTCTTCAAAAGATGGCTTGGTCCAAGAGTACCAGGATCAAGGTGATGATAGCCATTGACACATTGTTTTTCCTCGTCGAGATTGTCTCTGGCTTCCTTGCCCACTCGCTGGCCCTCATGGCCGATGCTTTTCACATG CTCAATGATATCATCTCGTTGGTTATCGGCCTCTGGGCTGTGTCAGCCGCACAAAAGACTTCCACTGACGAATTCACCTTTGGC TGGGTTCGCGCAGAGATTCTTGGTGCCTTTTTCAACGCCGTTTTCCTTATCGCCCTCTGTGTTTCCATCGTCCTCGAAGCATTGACCCGATTCATCGAACCCCCCGAGATCAACAACCCCAAGCTCATGCTCATTGTTGGTTCTGCCGGCCTGTTCTCCAACTTTGTCGGTTTCTTTGTCCTCGGCGGCCATGGCCACTCTCATGGACCCGGCGAGCACGACCACGATCATGATCACGGACATTCTCACGCCCACGCCcacgacgaggaggaaggcAACGCCGGTTACCAAACCCAGGGCACTCTTGCAGACGAAAGTGGCCGTGCTGCTGAGGTTCTACCCGAGGCTGTGTTTCGCCGTGCAACAGCTTCTAAGAAGTCCAACGGTAAATCCAGCGAACAGCGACACAGCCGAGATGCATCCACACGAGGCCGCGACTATCATCGATCCGGTAGGAGTGGACATGCGCGTTTCGCTAGTCTCGATGACTTGAGCATTCACCCAGCAAGTTTCCGACAAAGCATCATCGAAGCAACGCGTGGTGAGACCAACGAAAGCACTAGCGAGAGCGAGACCGACGCCGAGAACTCTTTGATAAtggaagaggacgaggcgCATGAGGAGTCacctcttctcaaagacgTTGCTAAGAAGGGTTCTTCGCTCGGTCACAATAGAAAAGACTCTCACTCTCATTCCCACTCTCGACGACCTAGACGAGACTCGAGCGTTCATCACGGCCACCACCACACTCTCCCCAAGAaagctggcaagaaggataGCCACGGCCATAACCACGCTGATATGGGTATGAATGCTATGATTCTCCACGTCATTGGAGACATGCTTGGCAACATAGGTGTCATGGTCACGGCTCTCATTATCTGGCTGACGGACTGGCCTGGCAAAGTCTACGCTGATCCCGCCGTCTCCCTGTTCATCACTGCTATTATCCTCAAGACCTGCATTCCTCTCACCCGAGGCACTGCCCGTGTTCTTCTACAAGCCACTCCTGAGCACATCAGCGTCCCTGAGATTAGACAAGACATCGAAGCTCTTCCCGGCGTTATTACTTGCCACCATATTCACGTCTGGCAACTCTCAGACACCAAACTTGTCGCTAGCATGCACCTCCAAGTGTCTTTCCCCATTGATTCTCACAGTGGCGAGAAGTACATGGAGCTGGCCCGTCGAGCTCGGAAGTGTCTCCATGGGTTCGGCATTCACAGCGCTACGATACAGCCCGAGTTCTGCTTCGATCAGAAGCACTCACACGATGCGGAAGCTGCTGCTCTGTCCCTAGACGGTCCTGCTGATCTCAACAAGGGTGATAGTTGCCTCCTTGAGTGTATCGATGACTGCCAGGCCCAGGGTTGCTGCCCTGCCGACTCGTCATCCAAGGCTTCGTCAACAAGACGATGTAGTGAATCGTCACACAGCGCCACTAGCCCTCATGCGCACGATCATGACCACAGTCACGATCACGGCAACAACCACCAGCACTAA
- a CDS encoding uncharacterized protein (domain of unknown function-domain containing protein) gives MTHDRDTRRESLRVPRARPRRGVSRNSSVRSSANLDEHRLSSGAPATAQALRAAPSRFSLNEQFAATKQEFEFWDDDASSIYERGTSVSETGDPDLDEKAPLSSTEGGYGPVPHTQDLAPGAEDLDTNFYDLLCLPRDTSELSQQQIRSAYYRLFILFYPDSYPEHLRPIAHQQFLRVQDAFETLIDPARRAQYDLDQFLEAEETGASQSEYEVAFKEAVWDRLQNGIQTSSDLGIRLDASGSGNGASGLQILDFSLSHSVTVDLPALQKLLQPQVTRLASLASKEEKETIESPPQPRIQVATPTVTVTGSTYSITRDLSLVPTSLLYDRYQPLLPLPITRQRLMQLVENKFAPLATLRYRQEFLNHSPSPSPDKLRWIKTAVELESDVLPEFSVTSRLYHHFLLPKFSEPTIAEASIQSSRDSSSIQPRVALGLYQNLRHGTGFLRADSGDWSFGSNQYSHFFSEHSRISPDFFNAEAPGATPNFELGFRTGPSDRLPVPGSSDSPGDEGGIRGLDYEINSCKHGSWAVSASATPTSLAGAVRYSKDLTLPFQTPPTSLDPGLPSAARVEAELCSNTFQDQYFALRNLWSVGRFARVGLEVGISLHNLHLSVYWSRLGQRLSVPLLIAPRSLLGSSVLFWAGALPFAGLAAVQLGLNYRRRQRVSRSHRRVRSDVSSTGTPVAIARHRYEADNITTLLAHPVEGRQKRQMALGGLVILNAKYGIPDEYGILATSDQVADVTIAVAALINESSYSSGPALVIPRGVRKSRLPGFWDPAPGLDKILRVEYLFKGDAGVVEVGSRDELILPPQA, from the coding sequence ATGACCCACGACAGAGACACCCGTCGCGAAAGTCTTCGAGTGCCCCGCGCTCGTCCTCGTCGTGGCGTCTCCAGAAACTCTTCAGTACGCTCTTCAGCCAACTTAGACGAGCACCGCCTGTCTTCAGGCGCCCCAGCTACTGCGCAGGCTCTTCGAGCTGCTCCATCTCGCTTTTCCCTCAACGAACAGTTCGCTGCTACAAAGCAGGAGTTCGAATTCTGGGACGATGATGCTAGTTCGATCTACGAACGTGGAACGAGTGTTTCCGAGACGGGAGATCCAGACCTCGATGAGAAGGCTCCTTTGAGCTCAACTGAAGGTGGCTACGGACCTGTGCCTCATACACAAGATCTAGCACCTGGAGCAGAGGATCTGGACACCAATTTTTATGATCTTCTCTGTCTCCCACGAGACACTTCGGAGTTGTCGCAACAGCAGATCCGGAGCGCATACTACCGTCTGTTTATCCTCTTTTACCCGGACAGCTATCCTGAGCATTTGCGCCCCATAGCTCACCAGCAATTCCTCCGTGTTCAGGATGCTTTCGAAACACTCATTGATCCTGCGCGACGAGCTCAGTATGACCTCGACCAGTTCTTGGAAGCCGAAGAGACAGGCGCATCACAATCAGAATACGAGGTTGCCTTTAAAGAGGCTGTTTGGGACCGGTTACAGAACGGCATACAGACAAGCTCTGATCTGGGAATTCGACTTGATGCCTCTGGGTCGGGAAATGGCGCCTCAGGACTGCAAATCCTTGACTTTTCTCTCAGTCATTCTGTCACAGTCGACCTACCAGCTCTTCAGAAGCTCCTTCAACCGCAAGTAACACGACTAGCAAGTCTTGCTtcaaaggaagagaaggagacaATCGAGAGTCCACCACAGCCTCGAATACAAGTCGCAACACCCACTGTGACTGTAACTGGATCTACTTACAGCATCACACGGGATCTGTCCTTGGTACCAACATCACTATTGTACGATCGATATCAACCTCTGTTGCCTCTACCAATCACCAGACAGAGACTCATGCAACTCGTTGAGAACAAGTTCGCTCCATTGGCCACTCTGCGATATCGACAAGAGTTTCTGAACCACTCACCTTCACCGTCCCCTGATAAGCTTAGGTGGATCAAGACAGCTGTTGAGCTCGAGTCAGATGTTCTGCCAGAGTTCTCCGTCACCAGCCGTCTTTATCACCACTTTCTCCTCCCCAAATTCTCAGAACCAACCATAGCCGAGGCTAGCATACAATCGTCGCGTGATTCCTCGTCGATTCAACCGCGCGTTGCTCTAGGTCTCTACCAGAATCTGCGACATGGAACAGGATTCCTGCGAGCAGACAGTGGTGACTGGAGCTTTGGATCCAATCAATACTCTCATTTTTTCTCTGAACACTCAAGAATTAGTCCAGACTTCTTTAACGCCGAAGCCCCTGGAGCGACCCCGAACTTTGAACTAGGCTTCCGAACAGGACCATCAGACCGATTACCTGTACCAGGCTCGTCAGACTCTCCTGGCGATGAGGGTGGTATTAGGGGTCTCGACTACGAGATTAATTCTTGCAAGCATGGAAGCTGGGCTGTCTCTGCATCCGCTACACCAACTTCATTGGCCGGCGCTGTCCGATACAGCAAGGACCTGACTCTACCTTTCCAAACTCCTCCGACATCCCTGGATCCTGGTCTACCCTCAGCAGCCCGTGTAGAGGCTGAGCTCTGTTCCAACACATTCCAGGACCAGTATTTTGCCCTCCGCAATCTGTGGTCTGTTGGTCGTTTCGCGCGTGTTGGTCTTGAAGTCGGCATAAGTCTGCACAACCTTCACCTCTCCGTCTACTGGTCCCGCCTTGGTCAGCGTCTCAGTGTCCCTCTGCTCATAGCACCACGATCGCTTCTTGGATCTAGTGTTCTTTTCTGGGCTGGCGCCCTCCCCTTCGCTGGACTTGCAGCAGTGCAGCTTGGTCTTAACTATCGTCGCCGTCAACGAGTTTCACGATCTCACCGCCGCGTTCGCTCAGATGTCTCCTCAACTGGGACACCAGTCGCCATTGCTCGGCATAGATATGAGGCAGACAACATCACAACACTCCTCGCACATCCAGTAGAGGGTCGCCAGAAGCGTCAGATGGCACTTGGTGGTCTCGTTATCCTCAATGCTAAATACGGCATCCCTGATGAATATGGCATCCTCGCAACAAGCGATCAAGTTGCTGATGTCACAATCGCCGTTGCCGCCCTTATCAACGAATCATCGTATTCCAGCGGCCCAGCCCTAGTGATTCCCCGTGGCGTGCGCAAGAGTCGCCTACCAGGATTCTGGGACCCAGCTCCGGGCTTGGACAAGATTCTTCGCGTGGAGTATCTGTTCAAGGGTGACGCAGGCGTCGTCGAAGTCGGTAGCCGTGATGAGCTCATCCTTCCGCCGCAAGCGTAG
- a CDS encoding cyclin-like protein, translating into MAYSQHDDSYFVESEEPHHRITAQEAARMMARQRQDIIGVELSRLAGDEYLEDIMQHMRQMEDETLPDASLIDMQREIQWFMRPYLIDFLIEAHAAFGLLPETLFLTVNLLDRYCSKRVVYKQHYQLVGCAALLIAAKYGDKKDRVPQIHELNNMCCGLYDAGMFTQMEMHVLNTLDWIIGHPTVDFFSQLMVAEEGDDQEVAHMAAYLCEIALYHRDFVSTKPSVMARSSLALARAILGRSEVNDGGWDQTENVTLITLSHHLHQPSPTLARKYSTTGFSRVSQKLAEFMAEQAAIARRAANPATPLAEPINKHTSNIYSTPQKGHSAMGFDGYLTPPITPDGNSLIGNHNMAKESHGLPPRCPVTPTPPHHAAVYGQHQYVGYVNQHGMNQ; encoded by the exons ATGGCGTACTCTCAACATGACGACTCTTACTTCGTGGAGTCTGAAGAACCTCATCACAGAATCACAGCCCAAGAAGCAGCACGAATGATGGCCCGTCAACGGCAAGACATCATTGGCGTTGAGCTATCACGATTAGCAGGCGATGAGTACCTCGAGGATATCATGCAGCATATGCGACAAATGGAG GATGAGACTCTACCAGATGCTTCCCTCATCGATATGCAACGCGAGATTCAGTGGTTCATGCGACCTTACTTGATCGACTTCCTCATCGAGGCCCATGCTGCCTTCGGCCTCCTCCCCGAGACTCTCTTCCTCACTGTTAACCTCCTCGATCGATACTGCTCCAAGCGAGTGGTGTATAAGCAACACTACCAGCTAGTTGGATGCGCTGCGCTACTCATCGCTGCGAAGTATGGTGACAAGAAGGACCGCGTTCCTCAGATTCACGAACTCAACAACATGTGCTGCGGACTCTATGATGCTGGCATGTTCACACAAATGGAGATGCATGTCCTCAACACCCTCGATTGGATCATTGGCCACCCCACCGTCGACTTCTTTTCGCAACTAATGGTAGCAGAGGAGGGTGACGATCAGGAGGTTGCGCACATGGCCGCCTATCTGTGTGAGATTGCCTTGTACCATCGCGATTTCGTTTCCACCAAACCTTCCGTTATGGCTCGCTCATCTCTGGCTCTCGCACGAGCTATCCTTGGCCGCTCTGAAGTTAACGATGGAGGTTGGGACCAGACAGAGAACGTTACTTTGATCACATTGTCGCACCACCTTCATCAACCCTCGCCTACACTTGCGCGCAAGTACTCAACAACAGGTTTTTCTCGGGTGTCGCAGAAGCTGGCCGAGTTCATGGCTGAGCAAGCTGCGATCGCCCGTCGAGCTGCTAACCCAGCTACTCCCCTAGCCGAACCCATCAACAAGCACACGAGCAACATCTACAGCACTCCCCAAAAAGGACACAGCGCGATGGGGTTCGATGGTTACCTAACACCCCCGATCACCCCTGACGGTAACTCCTTGATTGGCAACCACAACATGGCAAAGGAGTCTCACGGCTTACCTCCTCGATGCCCGGTCACACCAACACCTCCACACCATGCGGCAGTATATGGTCAACACCAATACGTCGGATACGTTAACCAGCATGGCATGAACCAATAA